The Glandiceps talaboti chromosome 1, keGlaTala1.1, whole genome shotgun sequence genome has a segment encoding these proteins:
- the LOC144442603 gene encoding uncharacterized protein LOC144442603 produces the protein MKAEMKPIYIHSNLDYETDGGAAISVDVTCHQTSGNDVVSSIDIVIDDVIEPCTIAWSGTPFQITENSPTSTVIISTTDFTATFPEGKSVIAYSITNVGPGPANLFSIDSSTGRISVGSQVPDYENDVLSQTITVQCFQLSGNGQIQQDVVVEIVNQDEPCTLSLANTPYSVVENTASNTDIYPLADVTESFPEGEATPKFVIVSVLPGPSQLFDIDGTSGVCHS, from the exons ATGAAAGCTGAAATGAAACCA ATCTACATTCATTCCAATCTTGATTATGAAACAGATGGAGGTGCTGCCATTTCCGTAGATGTAACTTGTCATCAAACCAGTGGAAATGATGTTGTTTCTTCCATTGATATTGTTATCGATGACGTCATTGAGC CATGCACCATTGCATGGTCAGGCACACCTTTCCAGATAACGGAAAACTCTCCAACTTCAACGGTGATTATAAGCACGACAGACTTCACGGCAACCTTCCCTGAGGGCAAAAGTGTCATTGCATATAGTATCACCAACGTCGGTCCTGGTCCTGCAAATCTTTTTTCCATAGATAGTAGTACAGGAAGG ATTTCAGTCGGCAGCCAAGTACCTGACTATGAGAATGACGTGTTGAGTCAAACCATTACAGTGCAGTGTTTCCAATTATCAGGCAATGGTCAAATCCAACAAGATGTGGTTGTAGAAATAGTAAACCAAGATGAAC CATGTACCTTGAGCCTGGCTAACACTCCCTACTCCGTGGTTGAAAACACTGCCTCAAATACTGACATCTACCCACTAGCTGACGTCACTGAATCATTCCCAGAGGGGGAAGCAACTCCTAAATTTGTGATTGTCAGTGTCTTACCAGGACCTTCACAATTATTTGATATTGATGGAACCTCTGGCGTG TGTCACTCTTAA
- the LOC144442711 gene encoding protocadherin-23-like has product MSLSISVGSQVPDYENDVLSQTITVQCFQLSGNGQTQQDVVVEIINQDEPCTLSLANTPYSVVENTASNTDIYPLADVTESFPEGEATPKFVIASVLPGPSQLFDIDGTSGVLKVGSTLPDFELHTASQSVEIQCKQNSGIDATLPVAVTITDQAEYCSVTYTGSPFHISENTAVSTNIVEATDFTASFPETASSAAYEITSVTTLFAIDSSTGVIYIDSNLDYETDGGAAISVDVTCHQTSGNDVVSSIDIVIDDVIEPCTIAWSGTPFQITENSPTSTVIISTTDFTATFPEGKSVIAYSITNVDPGPANLFSIDSSTGRISVGSQVPDYENDVLSQTITVQCFQLSGNGQTQQDVVVEIINQDEPCTLSLANTPYSLVENTASNTDIYPLADVTESFPEGEATPKFEIVSVLPGPPELFVIDGTSGVLKVGSTIPDFEQHTTSQSVEIQCKQSSGIDAALTVTVTITDQSECKLHYLSFHT; this is encoded by the exons ATGTCATTGAGC ATTTCAGTCGGCAGCCAAGTACCTGACTATGAGAATGACGTGTTGAGTCAAACCATTACAGTGCAGTGTTTCCAATTATCAGGCAATGGTCAAACCCAACAAGATGTGGTTGTAGAAATAATAAACCAAGATGAAC CATGTACCTTGAGCCTGGCTAACACTCCATACTCCGTGGTTGAAAACACTGCCTCAAATACTGACATCTACCCACTAGCTGACGTCACTGAATCATTCCCAGAGGGGGAAGCAACTCCTAAATTTGTGATTGCCAGTGTCTTACCAGGACCTTCACAATTATTTGATATTGATGGAACCTCTGGCGTG CTCAAAGTTGGTAGTACTCTTCCTGACTTCGAACTTCACACAGCAAGTCAGTCTGTGGAAATTCAATGTAAACAAAACTCAGGCATTGACGCTACACTTCCTGTCGCAGTCACCATCACAGACCAAGCTGAAT ATTGTTCTGTAACATATACCGGCAGCCCTTTCCACATTAGCGAGAATACTGCTGTATCTACCAACATCGTAGAAGCAACCGATTTCACAGCCTCATTTCCGGAAACAGCATCCAGTGCAGCTTATGAAATCACTTCAGTCACAACACTGTTTGCAATTGATTCTTCAACTGGAGTG ATCTACATTGATTCCAATCTTGATTATGAAACAGATGGAGGTGCTGCCATTTCCGTAGATGTAACTTGTCATCAAACCAGTGGAAATGATGTTGTTTCTTCCATTGATATTGTTATCGATGATGTCATTGAGC CATGCACCATTGCATGGTCAGGCACACCTTTCCAGATAACGGAAAACTCTCCAACTTCAACGGTGATTATAAGCACAACAGACTTCACGGCAACCTTTCCTGAGGGCAAAAGTGTCATTGCATATAGTATCACCAACGTCGATCCTGGTCCTGCAAATCTTTTTTCCATAGATAGTAGTACAGGAAGG ATTTCAGTCGGCAGCCAAGTACCTGACTATGAGAATGACGTGTTGAGTCAAACCATTACAGTGCAGTGTTTTCAATTATCAGGCAATGGTCAAACCCAACAAGATGTGGTTGTAGAAATAATAAACCAAGATGAAC CATGCACCTTGAGCCTGGCTAACACTCCATACTCCCTGGTTGAGAACACTGCCTCAAATACTGACATCTATCCACTAGCTGACGTCACTGAATCATTCCCAGAGGGGGAAGCAActcctaaatttgaaattgtcaGCGTATTACCAGGACCTCCAGAACTATTTGTTATAGACGGAACCTCTGGTGTT cTCAAAGTCGGTAGTACCATTCCTGACTTCGAACAACACACAACAAGTCAGTCGGTTGAAATCCAATGTAAGCAAAGTTCAGGCATTGACGCAGCACTTACTGTAACAGTAACCATTACAGACCAATCTGAATGTAAGTTGCATTATTTATCATTCCATacttaa